The Shewanella sp. KX20019 genome window below encodes:
- a CDS encoding Fis family transcriptional regulator: MKKSDKKIETAIRISLTEVCESLKAEVVGFEWLTHKVNFSNVSQSLQVTFMFATNQSLREAKLRLQTDGMANLACRALAKHNIQINNAAKQFVFDTEERHL; the protein is encoded by the coding sequence GTGAAAAAGAGCGACAAAAAGATTGAAACTGCGATCCGCATATCGTTAACAGAGGTGTGTGAAAGCCTTAAAGCTGAAGTTGTAGGGTTTGAATGGCTAACCCACAAAGTGAATTTTTCAAACGTTAGCCAAAGTTTGCAAGTCACCTTTATGTTCGCGACCAATCAGTCACTAAGAGAAGCCAAGTTGCGGTTACAAACAGATGGCATGGCTAATCTAGCTTGCAGGGCCTTGGCTAAACATAATATCCAGATTAACAACGCTGCCAAACAGTTTGTCTTTGACACTGAAGAGCGGCACTTATAG
- the tsaB gene encoding tRNA (adenosine(37)-N6)-threonylcarbamoyltransferase complex dimerization subunit type 1 TsaB: MTEQSIEASSLSILALDTCTESCSAALTHNNNVFSEQADAPREHSQRLLPMVKSVLSQAELKLTDVDLIAYGRGPGSFTGIRICTSITQGLALGQSLPVIGISTLATMAQAAIENGANQVLAAIDARMGEIYWGQYINVDGLATLVNEEVVSAPEALVLSLNEADTITACGTGFDAYPQLLALAGGLIVCELAKYPDAKFMAVLAKKGHALGLSTSVDELKPVYLRDTVTWKKLPGK; the protein is encoded by the coding sequence ATGACAGAACAGTCCATTGAAGCATCTTCGTTGAGTATACTCGCTCTTGATACCTGTACAGAGTCATGCTCTGCAGCGCTAACGCACAATAATAACGTCTTCAGTGAGCAAGCTGATGCACCACGGGAACACAGCCAAAGGTTATTACCCATGGTGAAATCTGTGCTATCACAAGCTGAGTTAAAACTTACCGATGTTGACTTAATTGCTTACGGCAGAGGTCCGGGCAGTTTTACTGGTATTCGAATATGTACCAGTATCACCCAAGGATTAGCTTTGGGTCAGTCGTTGCCAGTTATCGGTATTTCTACGCTGGCAACAATGGCACAAGCAGCGATTGAAAATGGTGCTAATCAGGTGCTAGCGGCGATAGATGCCCGTATGGGTGAGATCTATTGGGGACAATATATCAACGTTGATGGTTTAGCCACTTTGGTCAATGAAGAGGTTGTCAGCGCACCTGAAGCGTTAGTGCTAAGCTTGAATGAAGCCGATACGATAACAGCATGTGGCACAGGTTTTGACGCCTACCCGCAGTTATTAGCATTGGCGGGAGGGCTTATAGTATGCGAGCTTGCTAAATATCCAGATGCAAAGTTTATGGCTGTTTTGGCGAAAAAAGGGCATGCTTTAGGGTTGAGCACCAGTGTAGATGAGCTAAAACCCGTTTACCTGCGTGACACGGTAACGTGGAAAAAACTCCCAGGGAAATAG
- a CDS encoding M50 family metallopeptidase, with translation MPSIRPASSSSNHSGQFLTPASSGTPTRGRFFIELLIAFLVTKLPFISVPFKWLESYFHELSHGLATLFTGGAVSHIQLFPNGAGLCFSQGGWPLVIGFSGYFGAALWGYLIFTFATWPKGIRFSFGLLGAGVTLTTLLWARDLLTISILVSLALLFLMPLKLKLNRYLATSLRIMGLMVILNALASPTVLFGLKGQGDANMLAGQSWIPAWFWVLVWLATSAFMLFLCWRRVDRQADKLKAK, from the coding sequence ATGCCTAGTATTCGGCCAGCAAGTAGCTCTTCGAACCACTCAGGTCAATTTCTAACTCCAGCGTCTTCAGGTACTCCAACTCGTGGACGTTTTTTTATTGAGCTATTGATTGCATTCTTAGTGACAAAACTGCCTTTTATAAGTGTGCCGTTTAAATGGTTAGAAAGTTACTTTCATGAATTGTCCCATGGCTTAGCGACACTCTTTACGGGTGGAGCCGTTAGCCACATACAGCTATTTCCTAATGGCGCTGGTCTTTGCTTTAGCCAAGGTGGTTGGCCTTTAGTGATTGGGTTCTCTGGTTATTTTGGTGCTGCATTATGGGGCTACTTAATTTTTACCTTTGCAACCTGGCCTAAAGGGATCCGTTTTAGCTTCGGTTTGTTAGGCGCTGGCGTTACCTTAACGACGCTGCTTTGGGCTAGAGATCTACTAACCATATCTATTTTAGTGTCACTCGCACTGCTTTTTTTAATGCCATTAAAACTAAAGCTTAATCGCTACTTAGCCACCAGTTTGCGTATTATGGGATTGATGGTAATTTTAAATGCACTCGCTAGCCCGACGGTGTTATTTGGCCTAAAGGGGCAGGGTGATGCGAACATGTTAGCTGGACAAAGCTGGATCCCTGCATGGTTCTGGGTGCTTGTTTGGCTTGCAACCAGTGCCTTTATGTTATTTCTTTGCTGGCGTCGAGTCGATAGACAAGCGGATAAACTGAAAGCAAAATAA
- a CDS encoding dipeptidase, translating into MKRLPLLFIALLSLPIYAVEPESDKVANYAVEHYAEEMVSSLKTLVRFNTVAVDGTTPDTNPEFIGFKSELKSLSQQLGLDYADHGYVILIGLGQQQDKLGVITHGDVQPANPTLWHQSPYQLDMLSQPGKLIGRGTEDDKGPIVTAMYAMKSIKDNGIKLNKRIELMVYLAEESNWAPLKTFLTTFTPADINITIDAEYPVVTAEKGWSKIEFVIPAVTEINANGKRPILNQFSGGYFGSQVPQQAQAEISFADEELIKQLKQQAKKQQGMHYRFEQKGSSLLIRADGKAAHSSTPEDGINAVTHLAQLLATHQWPKTTASLTQTFIHEMVGMGIYAEQFGEIAYKDDFMGPMSLAPTIVKTGKEGTQVMINLRRPVGKTPEQLDSQVAEALQLWQTKQQVKLVDLETYWGEPMVMKDAPHLDTLLGVYAHFTGVKDPQPVAIGGSTNSKLFPNALSFGPAMPGVEYTGHTENEFITYDQFMLNLKMYTAAFIELAR; encoded by the coding sequence ATGAAACGATTACCTCTGCTTTTTATAGCCTTACTTTCTCTCCCAATTTATGCCGTTGAACCTGAATCAGACAAGGTTGCCAACTATGCCGTTGAGCATTATGCAGAAGAGATGGTAAGCAGTCTGAAAACTTTAGTTCGATTTAATACCGTTGCGGTTGATGGCACAACGCCAGATACTAATCCAGAATTTATAGGCTTTAAAAGTGAGCTTAAAAGCCTAAGTCAGCAATTGGGTTTAGATTATGCCGATCACGGCTACGTAATTTTAATCGGCCTAGGCCAGCAACAAGATAAGCTGGGGGTGATTACTCATGGCGATGTGCAGCCTGCAAACCCTACGTTGTGGCACCAAAGCCCGTATCAACTGGATATGCTCTCACAGCCAGGTAAACTTATTGGCCGCGGCACCGAAGATGATAAAGGTCCTATCGTCACTGCGATGTATGCAATGAAGTCGATAAAAGACAATGGTATAAAGCTAAATAAACGTATCGAACTGATGGTTTATTTGGCTGAAGAATCAAATTGGGCACCACTTAAAACCTTTTTGACTACTTTTACTCCTGCAGATATCAACATTACCATCGATGCCGAGTATCCGGTTGTCACCGCGGAAAAAGGCTGGAGTAAAATTGAATTTGTTATTCCAGCAGTCACAGAAATAAATGCTAATGGGAAGCGACCGATACTTAACCAGTTTTCCGGTGGTTATTTTGGAAGTCAGGTACCACAGCAAGCCCAAGCCGAAATTAGCTTTGCAGATGAAGAGCTGATTAAGCAATTAAAACAGCAAGCAAAGAAGCAACAGGGAATGCATTATCGCTTTGAACAGAAAGGCAGTAGTTTGCTTATTCGCGCTGATGGAAAAGCGGCACACTCTTCGACTCCCGAAGATGGTATTAATGCCGTAACGCATCTTGCGCAGTTGCTTGCAACTCATCAGTGGCCCAAAACAACCGCTTCATTAACTCAGACTTTTATCCACGAAATGGTGGGTATGGGTATTTATGCTGAGCAGTTTGGTGAAATCGCTTATAAAGATGACTTTATGGGGCCAATGAGTTTAGCACCAACCATAGTAAAAACTGGAAAAGAGGGCACTCAGGTGATGATTAATCTACGCCGTCCAGTGGGAAAAACGCCTGAACAGCTTGACAGCCAAGTAGCTGAAGCATTGCAGCTATGGCAAACAAAGCAGCAGGTTAAATTGGTGGATTTAGAGACTTATTGGGGCGAACCTATGGTGATGAAAGATGCGCCACATCTTGATACTTTACTTGGTGTTTACGCTCACTTCACCGGGGTGAAAGATCCTCAACCTGTTGCTATTGGAGGGTCAACTAATAGTAAACTGTTTCCTAATGCTTTAAGTTTTGGCCCCGCCATGCCTGGCGTAGAATATACCGGTCATACCGAGAATGAATTTATCACTTATGATCAATTCATGCTGAATTTAAAGATGTACACTGCAGCATTTATTGAACTTGCTCGTTAA
- a CDS encoding class I SAM-dependent methyltransferase, whose product MKINTLAASLIVTGAFGLSIISPTVSAHVHENTVLDSAVSSDFRQAKNTARDNYRHPKETIAFFGVEPTDTVIELWPGGGWYAEILAPYLAEKGHYIGANFNANPTDEKQRNGYRAKAGRKFEQWLKDNQSKLGNGSTVTFDPPSFYGMGDDNSADVVLTFRNLHNWAMKGYLEPVFDSAYKVLKSGGTFGVVEHRAVAGMDAKTGYMDQAEMIKLAEKAGFIFVESSEINANPKDTKDYPKGVWTLPPRLALDDQDKEKYLAIGESDRMTLKFTKK is encoded by the coding sequence ATGAAAATTAACACCCTAGCCGCAAGTCTTATTGTTACAGGTGCGTTTGGCCTGTCAATTATTAGCCCTACTGTTTCTGCCCATGTCCATGAAAATACGGTACTGGATAGCGCTGTAAGTAGTGATTTTCGTCAAGCTAAGAACACCGCCAGAGACAATTACAGACATCCAAAAGAAACCATTGCATTTTTCGGTGTAGAACCTACAGATACCGTCATTGAGTTATGGCCTGGTGGCGGTTGGTATGCTGAGATCCTCGCTCCTTACCTTGCAGAAAAAGGGCATTATATCGGTGCTAACTTTAACGCTAATCCAACAGATGAAAAACAACGTAATGGATATCGCGCTAAAGCCGGTAGAAAGTTTGAACAATGGCTGAAAGATAACCAAAGCAAGCTTGGTAATGGATCAACGGTGACTTTCGACCCTCCTAGCTTTTATGGAATGGGAGATGACAATAGTGCAGATGTGGTGCTCACCTTTAGAAATCTACATAACTGGGCTATGAAAGGTTATTTAGAGCCTGTTTTTGATTCTGCTTATAAAGTACTGAAGTCAGGCGGTACCTTTGGAGTCGTCGAGCACAGAGCTGTTGCAGGTATGGATGCTAAAACCGGTTATATGGATCAAGCTGAAATGATAAAGCTGGCTGAAAAAGCCGGTTTTATATTTGTTGAAAGTTCTGAAATTAATGCTAACCCCAAAGATACCAAGGATTATCCAAAAGGAGTTTGGACCTTACCACCGCGCTTAGCGCTTGATGATCAAGATAAAGAAAAGTATCTCGCCATTGGTGAAAGCGATAGAATGACGCTCAAATTCACTAAAAAGTAA
- a CDS encoding DUF938 domain-containing protein, translating to MTSLPYSQSCENNKAAIAAILEDAFSQSTHVLEVGSGTGQHAVHFAKLLPHAIWQTSDQLEYHAGINAWLTKSPSSNLRQPWLLDVLKPWPIDPATTPLIDSIFSANTLHIMSKEMVSAFFNGVGKHLSAQGQLCIYGPFNYQGQYSSDSNRNFDGWLAAQNPQSAIRDFEWITALAAEQNLSLIADFSMPANNRLLHFEKNR from the coding sequence GTGACATCATTACCCTACTCTCAATCATGTGAGAATAATAAAGCCGCAATTGCCGCGATCTTAGAAGATGCTTTCAGTCAATCAACACATGTACTCGAAGTTGGCAGTGGCACTGGCCAACATGCGGTTCACTTCGCCAAACTTCTACCACATGCAATATGGCAAACAAGCGATCAGCTTGAGTATCACGCAGGCATCAACGCTTGGTTGACCAAATCACCCAGCAGTAATTTACGCCAACCATGGCTGCTTGATGTATTAAAGCCCTGGCCAATAGATCCCGCAACAACCCCTTTAATCGACTCAATCTTCAGCGCAAATACACTACATATCATGTCAAAAGAGATGGTTAGTGCATTTTTTAATGGTGTTGGAAAACACTTAAGTGCTCAGGGCCAACTTTGTATTTACGGGCCCTTTAACTATCAAGGCCAATATAGCAGTGACAGCAATCGCAATTTTGATGGTTGGCTAGCAGCACAAAACCCGCAAAGTGCGATTCGGGATTTCGAGTGGATTACTGCGTTAGCTGCGGAGCAGAACCTGTCGTTGATAGCCGACTTTTCCATGCCGGCTAACAATCGTTTACTGCATTTTGAAAAAAATCGTTAG
- a CDS encoding M3 family metallopeptidase: protein MKGSTLKPLVAAIAITLSLGACSSANNTTDNQTAANVVAQQVIEKNVSNPFFAPYDTYFGIPDFSKIKAEHYLPAFKAGIAQHQAEIQAIIDNPDAPSFENTIEAMEFSGELTTKVASVFYNLTGADTNEQLQAISKEVSPMLSAAGDDVLLNDALFQKVKAVYEQRDTLKLNVAQAKLLADTYKSFTRGGANLNDADKTKLRALNDQIGKLSLEFGDNLLAETNAFELVIDSKDELSGLPDDVISVAAQTATKRGHEGKWVFTTSRPSITPFLTYADSRELREKIYKGYVERGNNNNEHDNKKILAKMAALRAERAQLMGYKTHAHFVLEERTAQTPENVYGLLNKVWPAALAQAEAEVADMQQLIDSEGGDFKLAGWDWWYYSDKIRVAKYSFNEQQTRPYFSLENTLKGVFYTANRLYGITVKERTDLPKYNDEVRTWEVYDKDGEIMAIFMGDYYVRDSKRGGAWMNSYRQQYNMNGVDSKPIIVNVLNYPRPVGDAPALLTFDEASTLFHEFGHALHGMLSDVEYRSQAGTSVPRDYVEFPSQVMENWMTQPEVLAQFAKHYQTGEVIPQQLVKKIQAASKFNQGFATVEYMAATKLDLDWHTVTDFMPKDAAKFEAESLNKMGLISEIAPRYRSTYFSHIFSGGYSAGYYSYLWSDILGADAFEAFKENGIFDKATADAFRNNVLSQGGSEDPMKLYKQFRGKEAGIAPLLRSRGLLAK from the coding sequence ATGAAGGGATCAACCCTTAAACCATTGGTTGCAGCCATAGCAATCACACTGTCTCTTGGCGCTTGCAGCAGCGCGAATAACACCACAGACAACCAAACAGCAGCTAATGTTGTTGCCCAGCAAGTTATTGAAAAAAATGTGAGCAATCCATTTTTCGCACCCTATGACACCTATTTTGGCATTCCAGATTTTTCTAAAATCAAAGCAGAACATTATTTGCCTGCATTTAAAGCAGGTATTGCTCAGCATCAAGCTGAAATTCAAGCGATAATCGATAACCCAGATGCCCCAAGTTTTGAAAACACTATCGAAGCGATGGAGTTTTCAGGTGAGCTAACAACTAAAGTCGCCAGTGTTTTTTATAACTTAACCGGTGCCGACACCAATGAGCAGCTGCAAGCTATCTCTAAAGAGGTGTCACCGATGTTATCTGCCGCAGGCGATGATGTATTACTTAACGACGCGCTATTCCAAAAAGTTAAAGCCGTTTATGAGCAACGTGACACATTAAAATTGAACGTGGCTCAAGCAAAATTATTAGCCGATACTTATAAGTCATTCACTCGTGGCGGCGCTAATTTAAATGATGCTGACAAAACAAAGCTGCGTGCTCTAAATGATCAAATAGGAAAATTAAGCTTAGAGTTTGGCGACAACTTACTTGCTGAAACTAATGCATTTGAATTGGTTATCGACAGTAAAGATGAACTTTCAGGTCTGCCTGATGATGTCATCAGTGTTGCCGCGCAAACTGCGACTAAGCGAGGTCATGAAGGTAAATGGGTATTCACCACTTCACGCCCCTCCATCACGCCTTTTTTAACCTATGCAGATAGCCGCGAACTTCGCGAAAAGATCTATAAAGGTTATGTCGAGCGCGGCAATAACAATAACGAGCACGACAACAAGAAGATCCTCGCGAAAATGGCTGCACTGCGTGCCGAGCGCGCACAATTAATGGGTTATAAAACCCACGCTCACTTCGTGCTAGAAGAGCGCACAGCTCAGACGCCCGAAAATGTTTATGGCCTACTCAATAAGGTATGGCCGGCAGCTCTTGCTCAAGCGGAAGCAGAAGTAGCTGATATGCAGCAGTTGATCGACTCTGAAGGCGGTGACTTTAAGCTAGCAGGCTGGGACTGGTGGTATTATTCAGATAAAATTCGAGTGGCTAAATATAGCTTCAACGAACAGCAAACTCGCCCATACTTCTCGCTAGAAAATACCCTTAAAGGCGTATTCTATACCGCTAACCGTTTATATGGCATCACAGTTAAAGAGCGTACTGATCTGCCAAAGTACAACGACGAAGTGCGTACTTGGGAAGTGTATGACAAAGATGGCGAAATAATGGCTATTTTCATGGGCGATTATTATGTCCGTGATAGCAAACGTGGTGGCGCTTGGATGAACTCTTATCGCCAACAGTACAACATGAATGGCGTTGACTCTAAACCTATCATAGTTAACGTACTTAACTACCCGCGCCCTGTTGGTGATGCACCTGCATTACTGACATTTGATGAAGCCAGTACCCTATTCCATGAATTTGGACATGCACTGCATGGCATGTTGTCAGATGTAGAGTATCGCTCACAAGCGGGTACTTCAGTGCCCCGCGACTATGTTGAGTTTCCTTCACAAGTGATGGAAAACTGGATGACCCAACCTGAAGTGCTGGCGCAGTTTGCTAAGCATTACCAAACTGGTGAAGTGATCCCACAACAGCTTGTTAAGAAAATTCAAGCGGCGAGCAAGTTCAACCAGGGCTTTGCCACTGTTGAATATATGGCGGCAACAAAGCTTGATCTCGATTGGCACACCGTGACTGACTTTATGCCTAAAGATGCGGCAAAATTCGAAGCTGAATCTTTAAATAAGATGGGGCTTATCAGTGAGATTGCACCGCGTTACCGCAGTACTTATTTCTCACATATCTTCTCAGGTGGATATTCTGCTGGTTACTACAGCTACCTTTGGTCTGATATTCTAGGTGCTGATGCATTTGAAGCCTTTAAAGAGAATGGTATTTTCGATAAAGCCACTGCAGATGCCTTTAGAAATAACGTACTATCACAAGGCGGCAGTGAAGATCCTATGAAGCTATATAAGCAGTTCCGTGGCAAAGAAGCAGGGATCGCCCCATTACTGCGTAGCCGTGGTCTGTTAGCTAAGTAA
- a CDS encoding bifunctional 2',3'-cyclic-nucleotide 2'-phosphodiesterase/3'-nucleotidase, whose product MLNKTVLAVVIASTLGLTACGSDDDKNSEIQVDLRVIETSDLHANIMDFNYYSGKEDATIGLARTASVISEARSESANVVLVDNGDLLQGSPMGDYIASVGMSDTHPAYKAMNTLDYVVGNIGNHEFNYGLEFLEKAIAGANFPYINSNVICAKKDGCWNEVEFADNMFTPYIITDKVVVDSNGDEHTIKIGYIGFVPPQILTWDKANLDGEVEVLGITQAANKFVPMMKAEGADVIIAIPHSGIGSTENPGDPWAENATYALTNVEGINAIMFGHSHSVFPAAGYADLPNTDVEKGLLNGIPAVMPGRWGDNLGIVDLKLRKEDGKWNVYHEESQTESRPVYDTANKVELVEGEQSIRDAVALEHEGTLEFVGQPIGVASSDMYSFLTLVQDDPTVQIVSDAQIAKVAQVIQNGTDEALKLLPVLSASAPFKAGGRYAEGDASQFVMVEKGELTYSNAADLYLYPNTMVAVKATGAELQDWLECSANQFNQIDPTSTEPQNLINRAGHPTYNFDVIDGLTYKIDVTEPTRFDSSCTLVDADANRIVELTYTDADGKEFTGAELADKEFVVASNNYRAFGGSFAGTGSDHVVLELPDSNREALAEYITNESQPDGSGGYNSEVDPSADYNWDFKTITTSVKLDVRFETQDSELADTFVEENQQRVMVKLAKDDETVAGFAIYSIDLTTAPVAK is encoded by the coding sequence ATGTTAAACAAAACAGTTTTAGCAGTAGTTATCGCGTCGACACTTGGTCTAACGGCATGTGGTTCAGATGATGACAAAAATAGTGAAATTCAAGTCGATCTGCGTGTTATAGAAACATCAGATCTACACGCTAACATCATGGATTTCAATTATTACAGTGGTAAAGAAGACGCTACTATCGGCCTAGCAAGAACCGCTAGCGTAATCAGCGAAGCTCGCTCTGAATCAGCCAACGTCGTATTGGTTGATAATGGTGACCTGCTGCAAGGTAGCCCAATGGGCGATTATATTGCCAGCGTTGGGATGAGCGATACCCACCCTGCCTACAAAGCAATGAATACTCTCGACTATGTTGTAGGTAACATTGGTAACCACGAGTTCAACTACGGTTTAGAATTCTTGGAAAAAGCCATCGCTGGTGCAAACTTTCCGTACATCAACTCAAATGTAATTTGTGCTAAAAAAGACGGTTGTTGGAACGAAGTAGAGTTCGCCGACAACATGTTCACACCATACATCATCACAGATAAAGTTGTGGTTGATAGCAATGGTGACGAGCATACAATTAAAATCGGTTATATCGGTTTTGTACCACCTCAAATTCTCACTTGGGACAAAGCAAACTTAGACGGTGAAGTCGAAGTTCTCGGCATTACTCAAGCGGCAAATAAGTTTGTACCTATGATGAAGGCCGAAGGCGCTGACGTTATTATTGCAATCCCGCATTCTGGCATTGGTTCTACTGAAAACCCTGGCGATCCATGGGCAGAGAACGCGACTTACGCACTCACAAATGTTGAAGGCATCAATGCCATCATGTTTGGTCACAGTCACTCAGTCTTCCCAGCTGCAGGCTATGCAGACTTACCAAACACCGATGTTGAAAAAGGCTTACTCAACGGCATTCCAGCTGTAATGCCTGGTCGTTGGGGTGACAACTTAGGTATTGTCGACCTTAAGCTTCGCAAAGAAGATGGTAAGTGGAATGTTTACCATGAAGAGTCTCAAACTGAATCGCGTCCAGTATATGACACTGCGAATAAAGTAGAGTTAGTTGAGGGTGAGCAATCAATCCGTGACGCTGTTGCACTTGAACATGAAGGTACTTTAGAGTTTGTTGGTCAACCTATTGGTGTTGCTTCTTCTGACATGTATAGCTTCCTGACGTTGGTTCAGGATGATCCAACCGTACAGATTGTTTCTGACGCACAGATTGCAAAAGTTGCGCAAGTTATTCAAAACGGAACTGATGAAGCCTTAAAACTGCTTCCAGTATTGTCAGCCTCTGCACCGTTTAAAGCGGGTGGACGTTACGCTGAAGGCGATGCTAGCCAGTTCGTCATGGTAGAAAAAGGCGAGTTAACTTACAGCAATGCAGCCGATTTGTACCTATATCCAAATACTATGGTTGCTGTTAAAGCTACCGGTGCTGAACTGCAAGATTGGTTAGAATGTAGTGCAAATCAATTCAACCAAATTGATCCAACTAGCACTGAACCACAAAACCTAATCAACCGTGCAGGTCACCCAACTTATAACTTCGATGTTATTGATGGCCTAACTTACAAAATTGATGTCACTGAGCCAACTCGATTCGACAGCAGCTGTACATTGGTTGATGCTGATGCAAATCGTATTGTTGAATTGACCTATACCGATGCTGACGGTAAAGAGTTTACCGGTGCAGAGCTAGCAGATAAAGAGTTTGTGGTTGCATCAAATAACTATCGCGCCTTTGGTGGTTCATTTGCGGGGACTGGTTCTGATCACGTAGTACTAGAACTACCTGACTCTAACCGTGAAGCACTCGCTGAATACATCACTAACGAATCTCAGCCAGACGGTTCTGGTGGCTACAATAGCGAAGTTGATCCAAGCGCTGATTACAACTGGGATTTCAAAACAATCACTACCAGTGTAAAACTTGATGTTCGCTTTGAAACGCAAGACAGCGAGCTTGCAGATACTTTCGTTGAAGAAAATCAACAACGCGTAATGGTTAAACTAGCGAAAGATGATGAGACTGTGGCAGGTTTTGCTATCTACAGCATCGACTTAACAACAGCTCCTGTTGCTAAATAA